Within bacterium, the genomic segment AGAAGTGAAAAACTATGCGTTCTTTCTCAACTTACCAGATACAGCCCCTGATCTTTATAATAGAAACACTGTTAAAGGAAGCCAGTTTATAAAACCTCTTTTTGAATATTCTGGTGCTTGTGGAGGATGTGGAGAAACAGCATATGTTAAACTGCTTACTCAGCTTTTTGGTGACCGGGCAATTATAGCAAATGCTACAGGATGTTCCTCAATCTATGGAGGAAATCTTCCTACAACACCATATTGCAAACGTTCGGATGGACGCGGTCCAGCATGGAATAACTCGCTCTTTGAAGATGCTGCTGAGCTGGCCTTTGGTATGAGACTGACTGTTGATAAATTCACACAATACGCATATGAACTTGCAGATAGAATTGCAGATGATAATTCCTCGTCAGATGAATTAAAGAATATCATCTCGAAAATAAAAGATGCTGACCAGTCAATACAGGAAGGTATAGAAAAACAACGAGAACGAGTTGAAAAACTAAAGAATTTATTAAAATCCTGCGCCTTGCCTGATTGTAAGGAACTTCTTACGGTTTCAGATTATATGGTTAAAAAATCTATATGGGGGATTGGGGGAGACGGCTGGGCATACGATATAGGATATGGCGGGCTTGACCATGTTTTAGCTTCAGGGAAAAATGTTAATATACTTGTGTTGGATACTGAGGTGTATTCAAACACAGGAGGACAGTCTTCAAAAGCTACTCCTCTTGGCGCTGTTGCCAAGTTTGCTGCTGCAGGAAAACCAGTTCCCAAGAAAGACCTTGGACTTATGTTTATGAGTTATGGATATATCTATGTTGCCAAGGTTGCAGTAGGCGCTGATCCAAACCAGTTGGTCAAGGCGTTTGTAGAAGCGGAAGCTTATAAGGGGCCTTCAATAATTATTGCATACTCTCACTGTATAGCTCATGGTATAGATATGACACGCGGACTTACTGAGCAGAAGAATGCAGTAGCGAGCGGATACTGGCCTCTTTACAGATACAATCCCGAGCTCACTGACCAGGGAGAAAATCCACTTATACTTGACAGTAAAGAACCACAGATTCCATTTTCAGATTATGCATATAATGAGAACAGGTACAGAGTCCTGAAGAAGATAGATCCGAAACGCGCAGATAAACTGATGAAATTCGCTCAGCAAAACGTTACGCAAAGATTCAAGCTCTACAAACAGCTCGCAGAATTGGACTACACTAAAGAATAATGCCAAATTTAAGATTTGGACTTTGAAATTTATACGGAGTAGAAAAAATGATACTAACAAATGTGATAAAAGCAAAGATTCATAAAGCCACAATTACAAAAAAGGTGCTTGATTATAATGGCAGCATTGGTATAGACAAAGCGCTTCTTAGAGCAAGCGGGATGATACCTGGTGAAAGAGTGCAGGTTCTGAATTTTCAAAATGGCGCCAGACTTGAAACATACATTATAGAAGAGAAAGAGAATTCAGGCATAATTGCGCTTTATGGCCCTGCCGCAAAGCGTGGAGAAATTGGCAATGAATTATGTATTATTTCCTATGCTCTAAT encodes:
- a CDS encoding aspartate 1-decarboxylase yields the protein MLTNVIKAKIHKATITKKVLDYNGSIGIDKALLRASGMIPGERVQVLNFQNGARLETYIIEEKENSGIIALYGPAAKRGEIGNELCIISYALITSDEIPNFKSKVVFVDKNNKIVTN